In Lytechinus variegatus isolate NC3 chromosome 12, Lvar_3.0, whole genome shotgun sequence, a single window of DNA contains:
- the LOC121425259 gene encoding folylpolyglutamate synthase, mitochondrial-like, with product MDSIQPGLEQLIDNLSEEEIYKLFVEKHGEIKYDMQKYCPNNKDFKRYIVNDNRIFLERVGVTRQDLDSLSCIHVAGTKGKGSTCAMAERILRNYGYKTGLISSPPLLEVRERVRINGAPVSRGKFGKYGLECLELLKKNKGKYGKSFVDMPGTFSIFTIVAYYTLVKEKVDVAVVEVGLGGEYDSTNSLWSPIVTGVSSLAIEHASLLGNTLAEIAWHKAGIFKDGRPAFTVPQREEAMEVLINRANERNTTLQLCPPLSAYEFNGDSVQLGLAGKHQRCNAALAVQLTKTWLEEKHPERVQFQVIKSTIDDCAINGDNINECNVPSATPFVIPDEFLQGFALAKWPGRNQTIRKPGVTYYIDNAHTKDSVAFCKNWFDEEASNEAKTIQGVVKKILIFNLGGDRNAYNIMPPLVEYGFDAVVFSVMRTVEYQENEVRDYKSNDSLDDQLMKCQQHLATFKKLQAEMCNSVSGQSPIFKITSSATAALQWILGSRLEKDGKETAELPYGEGFMQEADHLQVLVTGSNFIVGSVIHVIQPNMLENIKY from the exons ATGGATTCCATACAGCCGGGACTAGAGCAATTGATTGACAATCTATCTGAGGAGGAAATTTATAAG TTATTTGTTGAAAAGCACGGGGAGATAAAATATGACATGCAGAAGTATTGCCCAAATAACAAGGATTTCAAAAGATACATCGTTAATGATAACAGAATCTTCTTGGAAAGAGTTGGAGTTACG aGACAAGATTTGGACTCTTTGTCGTGCATCCATGTAGCCGGCACCAAGGGAAAAGGTTCAACATGCGCTATGGCAGAAAGGATTCTGAGGAATTATGGTTACAAAACAGGTCTCATAAG ttcTCCCCCTCTGTTAGAAGTACGCGAGCGAGTACGAATCAATGGGGCACCAGTTTCCAGGGGCAAGTTTGGAAAATACGGATTAGAATGCTTAGAATTGCTAAAGAAGAACAAGGGAAAGTATGGTAAATCGTTCGTAGATATGCCAGGAACATTTTCGATATTCACCATCGTTGCATATTACACACTCGTCAAGGAAAAG GTTGATGTAGCTGTTGTGGAAGTTGGACTTGGAGGTGAATACGACTCAACTAATTCTCTTTG GTCTCCGATTGTTACTGGAGTTTCTTCCCTTGCCATTGAACATGCCTCTCTTCTCGGCAACACACTGGCTGAAATTGCCTGGCATAAAGCGGGTATATTTAAg gatgGTCGACCTGCCTTTACAGTTCCTCAGAGGGAGGAAGCAATGGAAGTACTTATTAATAGAGCAAATGAACGAAAT ACGACGTTACAACTATGCCCTCCACTGAGTGCTTATGAATTTAATGGCGACAGTGTCCAGTTAGGCCTCGCTGGAAAACACCAACGATGTAATGCTGCTTTGGCTGTTCAGCTAACTAAAACATGGCTCGAGGAGAAACATCCAGAGAGAGTTCAGTTCCAAG TAATAAAATCAACTATTGATGACTGTGCGATCAACGGTGATAATATCAATGAATGCAATGTTCCCAGTGCGACGCCGTTTGTAATCCCAGACGAATTCCTACAAG GATTCGCGTTAGCTAAGTGGCCGGGACGTAACCAAACAATCCGAAAACCTGGAGTGACTTACTATATTGACAATGCCCATACCAAGGATAGTGTCGCATTCTGTAAGAATTGGTTTGACGAAGAAGCATCAAATGAGGCAAAGACGATCCAAGGAGTTGTCAAGAAAATACTTATCTTTAATCTAGGAGGAGATAGAAATGCCTACAACATCATGCCACCACTTGTG GAATACGGATTTGATGCTGTAGTTTTCTCTGTAATGAGGACTGTagaatatcaagaaaatgaagTAAGAG ATTACAAATCCAATGACTCGTTGGATGATCAGTTGATGAAATGCCAGCAGCATCTAGCAACCTTCAAGAAGCTTCAAGCTGAAATGTGCAATTCAGTCTCCGGTCAATcaccaatcttcaaaataacATCTTCTGCTACAGCAGCTCTTCAATGGATTTTAGGTTCTCGTCTTGAAAAAGATGGTAAGGAGACGGCTGAATTGCCATATGGGGAAGGATTCATGCAAGAAGCTGACCATCTTCAGGTTCTGGTCACCGGCAGTAACTTCATCGTAGGATCGGTTATTCATGTAATCCAACCAAATATGCtcgaaaatatcaaatattga
- the LOC121425701 gene encoding uncharacterized protein LOC121425701, which translates to MMPSRDRRYDTFVNMNQTTRRPRVSVCTSAQIFSIQAFIDALLLKYTDIVSDVRYFELPYNDIDHFSFRNKGIDVMILCHSINNRRFAITNVTDALYDEFLPNAVRALGKTKICVLVHDFRADNLDTVEKYRKQMDAFLSKQPTTFKCAKLVIVGGKLDEKVELGNSQWEELRAFLMDASQSPEHIPGINLDDRVNSVCQIIQRSPKYQVYLVIGVLIIGLMIVLPTVLVD; encoded by the exons ACGACCAGAAGGCCCCGTGTTTCGGTGTGTACGTCTGCCCAAATATTCAGCATCCAAGCCTTCATCGATGCATTGCTTCTGAAATATACCGATATCGTAAGCGATGTTCGCTACTTCGAGCTACCCTACAACGACATTGATCATTTTAGTTTTCGAAACAAGGGGATCGACGTCATGATTTTGTGTCATTCTATCAACAACAGAAGGTTCGCCATCACAAATGTTACTGATGCACTCTATGATGAATTCCTACCAAATGCCGTCAGAGCACTCG GCAAAACAAAGATCTGCGTTTTAGTCCACGATTTCAGAGCAGACAACCTGGACACGGTGGAGAAGTACCGCAAGCAGATGGATGCTTTCCTTTCCAAGCAGCCAACGACCTTCAAATGCGCTAAACTCGTCATTGTGGGAGGGAAACTAGATGAGAAGGTGGAGCTTGGTAATAGTCAGTGGGAGGAGCTACGTGCATTCCTCATGGATGCTAGCCAATCACCAGAGCATATCCCAGGCATTAACTTGGATGACCGAGTGAATAGTGTCTGTCAGATTATTCAGAGGTCACCAAAATACCAAGTTTACCTTGTTATCGGTGTCTTGATTATTGGCTTGATGATAGTGTTACCCACGGTGTTGGTCGattaa